The genomic region GTCCCGAGGGCCATGCCATGAAAGCACGGCCGCAGATCCTGGGGAGCCGAGCCGCACGGAGcccagggggaggaggaggaggaggaaggagccggGGCCATTAGGGAGACATTTGGGGTCACAGGGCAGCCCCCCGTGGCCGAGCCGGCGCGCTGACCTCCGTTCCTCCGGCAGGCTGGCAGCTCGCGCGGGCTCGGCTCCGGCTGGGCGTCCTCCTCAGACCTGGCCTGCCCGACGGTCACCGTGGCTCCCGTCTGCTGAATAAACTGCTGCAAATTACACTGCCTCAGCTCCTTATTTAACTCCTCCAGCTCTTGGTTCTGGGCCTGCAAAacacattggggggggggacagggtgagCTGCGTGCCCCCCATGCTGCTCTGCGCCTCCTCCTGAGgcctcagccctgctccctggctCACGTCAGGGACTCGTCCCCCATGGGGACAAGGCCATGCCACCGCCTGCGGGGACTCCAGGCCAACAACAGCCACGCCGTGCTGAGCAAACTGCTGCAAACAGCCCCCCAGACGGCTCTGGAGCCCGCCAGCACCTCCGGGATGCACCCCCAGGCCGCCCCCCtgcgtggggacggggatgcTCGGGCAGTAAGGACAAGGACAGCATATCACACAGCACCCAAACCCCAGTGGGACAGGAGAACCACGGGTCTTGGCGGCTTGAGCCCAACAGCTCCGGCACAGCTGGGCTCCTGGTTCAGAGCCAGCCAGCCCGGGGCATTGCCAAAAAGCCTCGTGCCTGGGCACCGCGGAGACCTGCGCTTCCCCTCCGCTATTCCTTCTTCCCAGGCATGGACATAAAAACAACGCTGACCAACAACGCCAGCGGGGACACCAACCGCCGATCCCTGCCTTTCGCCTGGCTGCATCGACCCCACACAGCGGCTACACGAGGACCGCTTGCTGTGGCACCACCACGCGTGCAGGAGCCCCTCGCCCACGCTAGACCCGTGCCTGCTTCCTTCCAGGTGTAGaccccctttttctccccctggAGGGTCCCTCACCCCCCAGGGCCAGGTAATCTGGCCGTACCTACCTGCAGGGACCTTTCGGCTTCCTCCAGGGCCTTCTCCACGCTGGCCAGGTTGCTCTCCAGCTGCGTGCCCTGCTTGACTTTAGCTTCCAGATCCCTTTTCATTTTGGCAGCCATGTCCTCCAGGTCCGTGGGGCTCGGCACAGGGCTCTCCTTGCCCCTCTTGGCCCTCTCGGCCATCTCCCACTGGATCTCCTTCTGCAGGGCCTCGGTGCGGGCGCTCAGCTCGTAGATCCTCTGCGTGTACTCCTCCAGGCTGGCCCGCAGGCTCCTCACCCGCTCCTGCctctcccgctcgcactcctTCTCCAGCCGGAGCTCGCTCTGCCAGAACTCCTCCTCGCCCAGCTCCGTCTCGTTCCTCCGCACCAGGTGCTCCAGGTAGAGGATCTCGTCCTCCTGGCTGGGGGCCCGGCCGTGCTCCCAGAACCGCAGGTCCGTCTCCAGGGTGTCCCCGTGGGCCTCCAAGGAGttgagctgctcctgctgccgcAGCACCGTCTTAAACAGCTCCTCCTTGGAGAGCTGGCCGGCCCCGCTGTCCTTCAGCTCCATCCCCTCCCAGGCGTGCTGCCTCCAGCGGCTCTTAGCAAACAGCTCGCCGGAGCCCATGGGACCCAAGTTGAAGGTCATCGATTTCTTGggctcccggggccggggcgcctCAGTGCTCACGGTACGGGGCTTGATGGGCAGGCTGGCCCGGATGAAAGTCCTCTCGGGAGCCTGGGGAGCGCCCTCCGAGGAGGGCCGCTCGGCCACGCTGGGGCCCGTCCGCCGCAGGATGAACTGCACGTCGTTGGCATACTGCCCGCACTTGGCCAGCGACTCCAAGGGGCACTCGAGCGGGAGGAGCTGCCGCTCCTTCTCCCGGAGCTTCTGCACCAGGACGTAGCGCCCCGTCTGACCTGAGGGCAGGACACAAGCACGTCACCCGGGGGGGAAGCCGCGGCCGGTGACGTCCCCGCTGCCCCAGAGCTGGACCCTGCCCCCAGGAGGTTCCCTCTCCCCAGGAAGCACCCAGAGGTGCCCCTACCCACCAAGGATGgggcatttttgttttgctctggaCACCAAAACGAGCGAGAGCATTGGGGGGAGGATGGTGCCGGGGAAGTGGGGCGCACCCCGAAACCCGCACAAAttcattttcctccctttccccttccaaaTCTTCCCACCGAATCTCCCACCCATCACCCAAATCTTCCACCCATCTCCCCAGGGACACCcaacagcaggagcagctcgCCGCAGAGAGGACGGCACGAGTCATCCCCCCGTTAACGGGGTCCCGTGCTGCCCCTCTTTGTAGGATGGGGCATCTCTCTGCAAAGCTCAGCGCCTCCGCGGTCGAGTTTTGCGTGTGAAAAAGCTGAGgacaccaactggagctgccCTGCTGTTCCCTCAGCCTGGAAGAACGCACGCCCTGGAGAGCGGAGGTGGAGGAGACATCAGCCTGCTGTTCTTTTTGGAAGGCGTGCAAGAGAAATCGGAGATACGAGGGCTTTGATCTACAGGGCTCGATCTCAAACCTGGCACAGAGGGGAAACGTCGCAGCGCAAAGCCTGCGCGCTAATAGGATCGCAGCGTTTTGAAACTGAGCCACTAGAAGGCAGGATTGACCACAGGCGAGAGCACGGCAGGCACCGGCATCCAGGCACCCTGTCCACGCCGCTTGCAAGCTATTTATTTTGGCCATCTCcccagcaagcctctgtgaggAGGGATATAAACACACGGCCGTGCCAAACGGAGGGCAAGGAGTTTGGTCGGGTCTTGAGAGCTCCGCTTTAGCTCGCTCAGGTGTGCGCCGCTCACCTATGGCCCGCGCCAAAGCGATGACCACCTCCTGGCAGGTGGTTTGCTCCGAGACGCCGCAGACCACCCGCTGGATGCCGTCCACCCACACCTTCAGCTCCATCCCCGCGGCTGCCGGGCCTCAGGCACGCTGGGGCATCGCGGGACGCGGTCCCTGCGGGAGAGAAGACACGAGGAGTCAGTCCTGAGCCTCTTCTAGGGGCGATGCTTTAACAGCCGCGCTTTTAGGTCTGCCGGGCGCCTGGAACATCAGCCCCCACCCACGAGGTGCAGCCGGAGCCAGACGCTTGCTGCTGCTCGCAGATCAGATTTATGGTGTTATTGCTAAAATACCGGCGTTCACCCGCAATAAAACCCTTCTGTCTCACCAAAAACCCCGTGCACAGCTCAGGTCTGGGCAGCGGGTCCAAGTCCTCCCCAGGTGAGAAGCACTGAGGTTTGCCCGTGTGCATGGTAGGCCTGGGCAGCCAGGAAACACCCTGCCTACTTCTGCTGAGAGCGCAGCCTTTTAATGGATTTGTTGGACTTTCGCTGCTATTTCCCTAACAATTTGGCAGTGCGGCACTGGGGATTTTCCAAACAATATCTAAAAGGCAGAGAAGCCTCCGGCCGCCCTCCCGCCCACCCTTCCCAGCTGTGCAAAGGGAAATTGAGAGGTGTAGATGGCGCACGTTGTGCTCTATTTGCCTTCCCCTCTGTTAATCTGAGAGGGAttaagaaatgggaaaaattaaCTGCAGCAAAATCTCACTTAGCACTCCTGCCTCTTCCAGCAGCCAAACGACCACAAGTCttaacaaatgaaattaaatcgACGTAATCTGCAAAGAACTCAGATATCTGGGTTTATTCTGGTTGTAAACActctcaaaatgttttttcctcctatgTTTTTTTGTGGAGCCTTCAAGCATCAAGCCTGtctgagggacctgggcagaGGAAGGTACAAAGGGTCCCAAACTGCTTTCCAAACCTAGCCcagctcccagttccccccgtTCCCCAAAGTTTGGGGACACGCCACGACCGCTGCCGTCGCCCCAGGGGTGCCTGCAAGGAGCAGGCTGAAGGAGGAGCAGGTGTCAGCGCAGGGAGAAAAGATTTAACTTGAGTTaaacacctttttatttttttatttttgcctcctTGAGGAATCAAAGCAAGGGCTCAAAGGCTCCCACCCTGAGCAACACAAGGCTTTAGCCGTGACACAAGGCAAAGGAGAAGCCTAGGAAAGGAAACAGTCCCACGGTGCTGTTCCCACCAGGAGACCTGACGGTGCTGGGGCAGAACGACTTGTTGGAGAACAAGCCCGAAAGCCAAATCCATCCCCCGGGGAGCACTTGGGAGCAGCTGATCCAACACCAGCCTCCCCATCACCCGCAGCAGCGTTATCGATCCCTCACTTCCAGATTTACCCGCGGAGCGCGGCGGGGACCGAGGGCAGCGGGTGCGGAGCAGCCGCCACGGGCACGATTATTTGACTCGGCAGCGCCGAGGGGGAAAACCAGCAGCAGCGAAGGAGCTCGGGCTCTGCCCATTTCTCCCACCAACGTTCCCTAAATGCTGTATTGGCGAGGTGGAGACCAGTCTCATTTCAGAGCATGGTTCTGCCCCGCTGCGTGGCCGCAAACTCCCAGTGAAACCGGCGCCCGCCCCCGCCATGGAGCAAAGTTCAGCGTCGCTGCCGAGCTCGGGCACCACCCGGCTGGGTTTTGCCACCCCAAAGCCACCATCGTGCCGGGACACAGGACCCCAGCGCCGGCACCGGGTGGCAGGGTGTCCTGGAAAGCGACGTGCCAACTACTGGCACCGCCAGCGCCAAAACCGCCCGTGGAGCCGGGCTTTTCCCCACCCCGTCCTACCCCACAGCCCCGGCGGAGGCCAGGAGTGGGtggtttgaaaataaataaaagcagccgGCTGTGTTATGAGAAAAGCAACGGCCTCACCTCTCCTCGCACGAAACGACGGCGGCCGCCGAGACGAGGGGTGACGAGCGATGGTCGGTCCGGGAGCGGGACGCCGCGGGTCCCGCGTGGGCGAGAGGCTCCCGTTTGGGTGCAGAGCCAGCCTCTGGCAATCATTTACCAGCGTCCGGCCCACGGCAAGTGGCACGTAACCGAAAGGCAGGGAGCGGCAGCAGGCGTTTTTCCTCCTCTTACGGAGGAGTTTCGGCTTTGAGCTGCCCGTGGCGACACAGGGGCTCAGGTATGAATGAGCTCAGCCCCGGTGTCGCATCGCTGCTGGAGGGAGAACCGAAGGAGGAGAGCGTTTTGTaccaaaaacacaacaccaGCTGCTAGCAAACCGTGCGGTGCCGGGGAAGTGCCCGTGCGTAATGCGGCTCTGAAGCTTATCTCGTGGAAATCTCTTAGAGGCTACTTGGGAAAGCGACCCCTTGAGTCTCCCCCGGCAGCAATGCAGGGAGCAGTGTACATCCAGGGAGAAACAAGCTCACTGTCGGCTCTCAGGGACAGCGATTTCTCAGCTCTCCCAGACCACGCTCACCCTTCCTGGCTTCTCCAAACCCTTTGCATCAGCACCGCCAACATGCTGCAACCCTGACCAGCCCCTtggcctctcctctccctgaaAGTTCACTCCAGacttgggaaaaataaataaataaaattgtttccaTAAGGATGCACAGGACATTATCTGCTCTTTCACTGCAGCGTTATCTTTGCTCCtgtaaaagctttcaaaaacacAAACCTCCACCTCATCCCAAAGCATCGCCTCCTTTGTAGCCGCTGCTGTTAAATTCCTCGTACAAAGTTATTTGCCTTTTCTTAGCTGTAAAAGTTTTTTCCCTTACTGCCAAAAGAACGTGCGCGTATAGCGATTAGAAGGCCATTCCTCCATGTTTTCCTCCTTTATCTTTccatcttctgatttttttttggaaaactgaTCTAAGTAAGGAATGCTGCACGCGGCTTGCTCTGGGTATCGAAGCCCTTCTGCGCACCTAAAGTTAGCCGGTTAGAACCGCTGCTCCCCGGGGGGAGGCCGCCTTCCAGCTGCCCCCGGTTGCGCTCGCAGTGCTGCCGCCATCCGAAGCCGCTTTGATCACGAACCAAAGCGCAGGCAGCTGTAGGGCCTCGCCGGCCACCCCAAAAAAGCACAGGGAAACAAGCAGGTGGCTGCTGCGCCGGTGCGAGGACGCGTGACAGCCGCTCCCACAAGCTGCTCTTAtgttttaccccccccccccgtgtatTTCTAAGTCATTTTTATTGGAAGCAGATTAACGAAGTGACTAATTTTCTGCTCCCTTCCCATGTGATCGGTCCTAAATTGATGGTATGGATGATTCACACAACTTCTTCGACAAATTTCCTAACTGGGAGTTGGAATTTCAAATGctggcactgaaaaaaaaatataaattaacaCTCCCAGAtcttacagctttattttttgctgcATCTTAGtctaaattggaaaaaaaaaaaaacaagctcaaaaaaaaaatgttcagactCGATTTGAACAAAGCTGCAACCTCACATAAATCAAGGCTGCTTTTAAAGCTCAGGGTTTGAAGCCAGCTTTGGGTTACCTTGATTAAAAGAGGGAGCAATCAGTCCTCCTGCTAATCGAGGTGTTTCGCAGCAACCGGCTCgacacagctctgcagcagaggcAACAACCAAATTTTAAGCCTCACCCTTCAGCCGGCCAAGCTTGCTCCTCGGAGCTGGCAGTGGCAAGGCCGAATTTGGGCAATCGGGAGGGAGATGGGCAGGCGTGGTGGCTGCAGGTGCTCCGAGCCCCGGCCAAGAGCAGGACCTGctacagcagcaggaggtggagggGTTATTTCTGCAGGTGAGAGGATGCACGCTTTGCATAGCTGGGTTTGGTGCCCTGCAGACGAGCAGGGCATGTCCCAGCCGGCTCATAAACACCCCACGGGTGCCTGCAAGAGCCTCGTGACCTGAAACATCATGCGGCCAGCCAAGAAAATCAGCTGGCTGCCCCGATTACAGAAGCACGTACCTCCACCGATTTGCAGGGATCCATCCTGTCCCCGGCAGGGGCTCCCAGAAGCTGACCCAGCACCTTCTGGCCAAGGCTTCCAAGTTCATTTCAAATGCAAGCACCTTTCTCCCTTAATTTTTCACCcgtaagaaaaaaatgtctgcttagaaaataccagttttgcagccagcagctgcttttggCATCCCAAATGCCTTCCCCAGGCACCACGTGGTTTCCTAAGAGGACACAACACCTCTGTCCTGCAGGCTGAGCCCCTCCAGGCTCCGGGGAGAGCCTCCTGCAGACACCCCCAGTTCACTGTACTGGCACGGAGGGAAGGACCGGGAGGGGACCTCAACACCTcggtggtgctgagcacccagGGACACGTTATCCCGCACCGCCAAGATCTGGGCCACACGCTTTTAAGCGGTTCTCTACAGAGGAAACAAAGCTGAATCACCTTTGAACACAGCAGCCAGTGTGTTTTCTAGCAGAGCTTTTCTTTGGAGATCGGGTTCTTTTGTTTTGGATCTCTTCTTGCCATTCCCAAAACAGGACTCGGCCAGCTTTAAAGAGGTGGTTAAAGGTGCTCAGCGCCTCCCAGAGACCAGGGGACTGGTGCGGGGCTAGGGCTGGGCTGGCAGGAAAGCGCCAGCGCGGGCAGAACTTCTGGGCAACTCTCATTACGACTTCAAATGGCCAGCAGACCAGCATTTCACCTTTGCCCAGTTTACAGGTCAGGGTTTTGGCTGGGGATAGGGAGCGGTGCTGGCACCCGGAAAACACCAGCGCAGGTTCCCAGTCCCTCTCCAGGGTCTCACGTCGCTTTACCGACCGACAAACTGAAacgtgggcagcagggagaaaCCCCATCAGCAAGTCCCGCTTTGAGAAGTCcctccagagcaggaggaggtctGCAGAGAGCCCATCGGCCAGGCTTTGAAATCCCTGTCTGCACCACGGTTGCCACAGGAGTGCCTCTGGATCCAAATTCAAACGCacacaatttattatttttttgaagtccGTAATTAGGGCTGCAGTGCTTGATAAACACAGATGAAATCCTCCcgggctgctctgctcttcctcgTTAACCTGAGCAGCGGCTCCGTGCCCGGCTCCTGCCCACGGGGCTGGCAGGGTTTCGCCTGGTTTGCAGTTTCACCACCCAGCGTCGCTGAGCTCCGGGTCCCGTGCTGACCCCCTGGTCATCAGGCAGCACCTGCACGGACGGCGAGGTGCTCCTGGAGACGGGCCGTGCTTCAAACCCAGCCCTGAAAGGGGTCTGCAAACGGGCAGGAGTATCCTCAGCACCCTGCGGTGAGCAGGGAGTTGGAGGcgacaggaaaaaaaggcagagaagatgGGAAAGCTGCGCCTGGAGCAGCCAGCCCAAACAGCACTCATTTCATTCCTGATATGAACCTGAACTTCTCACTTGTCTTCTCAGCATCCCCTGGCCCCACACTGCAGCTCCCTCTGGCCTGAAAGCAGAGGACCACCCCGTCTTCACTTCCAGCCCTAAACTGTCCATGACAGGCCGAAGCCAGCAGGTTCAGCAAATGCTGCAAGGTTTCGAGGTCCTGCACCAGCGCTGGGAGCTTCCAGGGGACCAGGAGCCCGAGGAGGAGGTTTCAGACACCCAGCTGCCGTGGATGGGGCAGGACCACCCTGCCGGACCCCATCCAGGTGTTTTTGGGGTGATTGTGGCCAGTACCTGGGGACAAAGCCCAGCCTGAAGGGGTGGGGACGGGAGGCAAGGTGCGAGAGCTGGAGAAGACAGGCATATAGGAAGCAACCTGCACGTGTGAACCCATGCTACAGGAAACTATTCAAGGAGAAGAcgaagaaaaaaaccacacaagtAAATAGCAAGTGGCGACAGGAGTGGAGGAGCAGCCACGTGCCCCGGCACCCTGCATGTCTGAGTGCTGGCAGTGACTCACCGCCCGTGATCAGCTGCTGCGGTGACACATCCAGCAGCTATTTAATGCTTCCCCAGGTCCCTCCGCACCCGAGGtaccagcccagctcctgggcaCCCAAGGGAAGAGATCGATCCTGCTTGCCCACACACGAACCCGCCGCGAGCTCCTGGGACGGCGACACGCCTGCTCGAGCACTGCCGCTGCTTGCCAAGAGCCTCCCATGGGAGCAAAGGCTCCCCGTTACTCAGGGGTGGAGAGGAGACCAGAGCAGGAGGTCTGCAGAGACCCCAAGCCTCCTGACGGTGCTCATCCCGCAGCCCAAGCCCAAATGGAGGGGAAGGGCTGTGGCCTgggctcccccccagccccccggcagcctcctcctgcctcgGATCCTCTTTCGGAGGAGCATCTCCAGCTCTTGCTGGGGCGTTGCAGGGACAGGGCAGCTCTTCTGGGCCCTTCCTTGCCACGTCCATGGAGCCACGGTGACAGACATAATGCCAGCTGCAGCTCTCTTTCTCCACCCAGCACGGGCGGAGAAGATCAGCCGCGGCTCTGAACAAGCTGTCCGGCCATGGCCAACCCTGAGCAGGGGGCAGTGCTTCCAGCAGAGCCAACCTGCTCGAAGGTGGAAGCGAGCAGCGCTGGACGaggacaaagggaagaaaaacacttcaggCCCTGCTGAGCACCCACGGTCACTCCCACTGCCGCAGAGCAAGGCCCGGCCAGAGCCACGCAGCCCCATGTCCTGCGGGGCCTCTCCGCGGTGCCGTGCCGTATCACTCACGGACCAAATGTCACTCGATACCAAAGCCACGGACCCAGCACCACAGAAGTCCACCGGAACCCCAAGCTAGACGCTAGGATCTTGCAGAAGACTCATTTACGGACAGCCACAAACAAGGGCTCCCTGAGCAGCACCCTGGATGCCCGCCCCATGCGAGCAACCCCCcattaagaacaaaatagaGGCTCTGGGATTTTCTGCCCCGCTTCCTCTCCCAAATTACAGGGAGGAGCGAACCCAGGCCAGCGTGCCCAGGGCGGACCCACGAGGCCGGGGAAGAGCCGGGGGCTGCCTGAGCTCCTCCTGATGAGGAAACCGCCCGGGGTCACGTCCTCAGGCAGGGATTTGGGCGAGGGAGGCTCAAGCCCCAGCAGGCTGACTGATGTGCCCAAAACCACAAAAGCCTCACCCCGTGCCAGCTCCTCCTTCCCAGCCGCCAAGTTTTGGGTCTGCCACGGCATCGAACCcgactttttttccccccacctctCTTTAACCAAGCCAAGATCGCATCCGAGCGGCCCCCTCTAAAGGGGGCCGGGTGGCCACCGAGGTGGGAGGTGGCAGTGACACCCTCCCCGGGGTCCCACGGTGGCCTTGATTGAGGCCAGCGGGTGAATTAATGACTAACCGCTTCCTGCCCGGCTGACCATGCCGGAGCAGTGTCGAAATGTCAATAATCGCGGGCAGCGATAACACTGCAGGCACGCTGTGGGCCCCGCCAGGAAACACTGCCACTTGATTCAATCTCCgctgcagggccagggaggggattttttttttccacggcTTCGCCGCGCGGCCCCCAGCATCCTCCTTATGGACCAGCGACACAGGCAGGCTCCGTGCCAGGCACACGGCTGCAAATCCCCAGCCCAAGGCGGGTGGCCCAGAGATGAGCAAAGTCTTGGCTGGTCCGGGCCACGGCACCAACCGAAAGCTCGTtataaattaaagcaaaataaaaaataacacctACTGCTGTAAACACCGAGAGCTGGCCAGGTGGATTTGCAACGGGTAAGCGCATGCGCGCACGCAGCCTGGAAGAGCTGTCTTCCTCACCTTAACGCGGTGCATTTCTCCCACGCAGCATTAATGGCAGCTATCCACAGGGGGAGAAGAGCAAGGCTGGCTATTAAAGCCAGCCATAAAGATTAAGGTTTACGAGGGAAACATTAGCAGCACCTGCTATTGCTGTAATCATTATGATCAACCTCAGACACATGAGCAAAGAGCACCTTCATGAAAGCAGCTGAGAGTGAATCCCTAGCAGTTTCTTCCCAAGGGGGTGAAGCAAAATTAGCAGCAGCATCTAGAttagagaggagagaggaaaggctCTTGCACGTAAGCCAGATCTTGCACTTCCACGctcattttttcttgtgcaaTGAGCCCGCCCAGATGCTAAGCCCTTGGGAGGAGGGGCTGGGAAAGCATTTAGGTGTCCAGCTCCCAGCCAAGGCTGGGATCCAGACTGACCCAGATCCGCCCTGAGGATGGGAACTCAACACCTTTCAGGGTTGCACCCCTCCAGTCCTTTCCTAAAATTATTGCCtttacttttaataaataaataaacagtgcTTCCTTTTCAGCTGTCAAAAGCAACACTGAACCTGCAAACGTTGCCCAGCTGTGAGCCCCggtgcagcagctctgggatgCCCAAACACTGGTCTTCTTTAGGGGACAGGTTTCTGGGGAGCGCTCGCAGTGCAGCTTGTACAAGCCAGGTTCTGAGGGGTATCAGACAACACAACTGCAGCGTGCATCTGCCAGGAACCCCAGCATCTCCACCGCGTCCACTTCCCACAGCGGCCAAGACGAGAAGCATGACGCAACTCATGAATATTCCCCTGTTATTACACACAGACCATTCCCcaagacagaaaacagcttATATTTATCATGACACGGGATGCAGGAGGAATGCTGCAAATCTGGAGACACAGGAGCCCGGTTCAGCCTCGGAAATGCTCAGAAATACCCAAACTACCTGCTtgctcctctgctgctcctccccagCCAAAGGCGGGGGGAAATGGTCCCTATAAAAACTTTTAAAGGGATATTATTACTGCTGCACTTCAATTATTCATGCTGCTTTCTGGAAACAGCTGTAAGCTTTAAAGTCCTGTAAGTTTTAGAAGTCCTTATTAGGCAGCAGAGCTCTGATGGGCCATAGGCCCCTTCTCCCGTCTGCTCCAAACGTTTTGCTTTACTAACTCCGCTAAGATGGATTATTTCTCTAGATGGGTCACTCGCTGCCCATGATTTTGCTCCTCGAGCAGCCATCGCACGTTATTACGGGGCACAGCtttgctcctgctgccctgcacgCTGGCTTCTTCGCTGCTCCAAACGTCGGTCTCACCCAGGGTCCTCATGCTGCTCGAAGCCACCGCTTGTGGtgagcagagaggggaaggCGATAACCGAGCAAGCACCCTGACACCAGGTCTGGACAGAGTTAGGGAGAGGCAGCCAACATGGAGACATCCACCGGAGGCATCTGCTGCTTTATCAGAGAAACCTGAGATTTTGAGAGCAGCATCACTAAGCCCCCAGAGTTAGGgtgctggttttgctgctgtttgagcAGGGGAAGGCAGCGCAGCACCCGCGGCTCCCTGAAGTCACAGCGTCCTCGTGGTGCTCGTACAATTCAGAGGAGCTGCCGCCAGCGatcctcttcccaccccaaccCTCATCGCAGCAGAGAAGGCGATCAAACTGGCAGCTACAAAGCCAGAGACATCCTTCCACATCGTTTTCCATTTGCAGCGCAACTCGGTCTCCCACCCTCTCCGGAGAGCAGCCGCGCGCCAAGGACGCGCCGCTGGGCCTCGGGAGGGAGCGCCGAGGATGCACTAATGAATATGCAGGTGCACGCCGCcacaaatgtttatttataaCTCCGTAGGATTAAAAAGGCCTTTAATGACCACTTGCGGGGAGCTGAAAttgctcctttctttctctctctctctctcacacagaCACGGAGTGAAACGAACAAAAGAGCCGGAATTAATCCAGGCTGAAACTTTTGATAAGGCGCTTGTGTATTTTGGAAGTCTCTGCTTTCACGGCACCTCGCGTGTGATTAATTAGGTGAAGGTGCCGTCCGTCCCAACCTGAACCCACGCAGAGATAACGAGCTCTCTAAAGCACTAAAATGGAGGTGCATCTTCAGAGAGCCAGCTCCGTCCCTTATCTGGCGCACAAACGCAGGGGGCTATCTTTTGCTATCTGCAAAAAAACATTTGCCTTTCGGGTAACAGCtctgcaaaaagaaatgttagcgagggcagggagcagagagccATCCGTTGGGGGTACAAGTCGCTGTCTTTCAACAAGACggtgttttaaagcaaaatggaagCAGGGGAGGTTAGGGCTGCTCGACCCATTTTGATCTCCCGACCAGCCTCACTCGAGGCAGCGACCCCCTGGTCTGTCCGGCGTGTCTGTGCGGAGAGGGAGATGCaataaaaatcctttattttttcccccccacagGAGTGTTTAGGTGTTTAAGCTGTATGCGATACAGGCTCATCTCAGGTTGCTTCTGGAAACTGAGCCTTCAGCGCCTTTTACCCTAACTTCTCTGTGCTCTCAGGTCATTAAAAGCCTAAATGAACTAAAAGCGACAGCGCCGAGTCCAACATCACAGCCTGAGCGATTCCCAAACCACCATTACAACACTTCCAAGACTGCCAGAGGTGAAGCAGCCTCTCCTCGTCCAACCCAAGCGTATCTGCCTCTTCATGGAAAGGAGCGCTGCCACCTCCAAACagagcttgggggggggggaatcaaCAAGTGAGAACAGCAAGCACAAAGCCTCCAAAGCCA from Anser cygnoides isolate HZ-2024a breed goose chromosome 5, Taihu_goose_T2T_genome, whole genome shotgun sequence harbors:
- the RASSF7 gene encoding ras association domain-containing protein 7 isoform X1; protein product: MELKVWVDGIQRVVCGVSEQTTCQEVVIALARAIGQTGRYVLVQKLREKERQLLPLECPLESLAKCGQYANDVQFILRRTGPSVAERPSSEGAPQAPERTFIRASLPIKPRTVSTEAPRPREPKKSMTFNLGPMGSGELFAKSRWRQHAWEGMELKDSGAGQLSKEELFKTVLRQQEQLNSLEAHGDTLETDLRFWEHGRAPSQEDEILYLEHLVRRNETELGEEEFWQSELRLEKECERERQERVRSLRASLEEYTQRIYELSARTEALQKEIQWEMAERAKRGKESPVPSPTDLEDMAAKMKRDLEAKVKQGTQLESNLASVEKALEEAERSLQAQNQELEELNKELRQCNLQQFIQQTGATVTVGQARSEEDAQPEPSPRELPACRRNGGFPPSGGDSPPRTSTKQLLGHPRTLPEPLVSSLNPEVLYKQWMKLVSAEKAAVSRMKHGSLLIMHSSSAEHFRTGGEGDGAWLQI
- the RASSF7 gene encoding ras association domain-containing protein 7 isoform X2, which encodes MELKVWVDGIQRVVCGVSEQTTCQEVVIALARAIGQTGRYVLVQKLREKERQLLPLECPLESLAKCGQYANDVQFILRRTGPSVAERPSSEGAPQAPERTFIRASLPIKPRTVSTEAPRPREPKKSMTFNLGPMGSGELFAKSRWRQHAWEGMELKDSGAGQLSKEELFKTVLRQQEQLNSLEAHGDTLETDLRFWEHGRAPSQEDEILYLEHLVRRNETELGEEEFWQSELRLEKECERERQERVRSLRASLEEYTQRIYELSARTEALQKEIQWEMAERAKRGKESPVPSPTDLEDMAAKMKRDLEAKVKQGTQLESNLASVEKALEEAERSLQAQNQELEELNKELRQCNLQQFIQQTGATVTVGQARSEEDAQPEPSPRELPACRRNGGFPPSGGDSPPRTSTKQLLGHPRTLPEPLVSSLNPEVISTRQSIWR